TGAGCGTGTACCCCGAAGCGGTGCAGTCGGTGATCCAGGCCCTGCCGCTGTGGCACGGCGTGGAACTGCTCCGGCAGATCAGTGTAGGTATCTTCAGCTGGGGGACGGCAGGGCACCTGCTGTACTTCGTGGTGATGATTGTGCTGGGCCTGACCTTGACCACTAACCGGCTCCGGGCGCTGTTCCTGAAGTAGGTTCCTGGTCAGCCGGCCAGCTGCTCATACTTGTTGGCGAAGATCCCGGCCAGGCGGTCGTTGAACAGGACGAACTCTGCCCGCTTCAACGTCCGCGGGGTATGGTCCAGGAGCTCCTGCAGCCCGATCCCGGCCACGGTCTCCGGGTCCCAGCCGTAAATACCGGCGCTGACGGCGGGAAAGGAAATGCTCTCGGCGCCCAGGTCCTCGGCCACGGCCAGGGCGGTCCGGAAGCATGACCTCAGCAGCTCCGGGTCCGTTTCCCCTGCCCCCGCGTTGGGTCCCACGGTGTGCACCACCCACCGGGCAGGCAGGTTGAACGCCTCGGTAGCGACGGACCTGCCGGTGGGCAGCCCCTGCGGCAGTGATGTCTTCCGCAGCTCCCGGCAGGCTGCCAGGAGCTGCGGGCCTGCCGCGCGGTGGATGGCGCCGTCCACCCCGCCGCCGCCCAGCAACGATGAGTTGGCGGCATTGACGACGACGTCGGTATCCCGGGTGGTGATGTCACCGGTGGCGATCGTGATCTGCATCGAGCCAGTCTGCCACTGCAGCCGCCCCGTTTTCCACCGCCGGGGGAGGCAGGCACCAGCGCAGAGCGAACGCGGCATCGGGCACCTGTCCGAGTTTGAGAGAATAAAACCATGCAGTCGATCCGAAACGGCCAGACGCCGTCGTCCTCGTCCTCGCCCGGCCGCGGCATTAGCCGCAAGATGGGCTCTACGGGCATCGTCGTGATGCTCATTGTCTTCCTGGTGGCAGTGGTTTTCGCCGCCAACCAGAATGACGTCATCGGTTGGCTAGTGGTCATTGTGTCCCTCGGCTGGCTGTTCCTCGCCACGTTCGTGGTGTTCTCCGTCCGGAGTGCCACGCGCAAGGCCACCGCGAAGCTCGCCGGCGCCACTGCCGGCCTTGCTCCCCGCGGCGGCGTCCAGGTTGTCGACGAAGCCACCACTGTGCGCGACCAGAAACTGGACCACAGCTTCAAGATCATCCAGGTCCAGGCGAATGTCATTGCCCAGAACCTGGACACTGACCGCGAAATGGTGGACCGCGCCCTGGAGACCATCGAGATCACGGCGCACAACGGCCGTGGCATGATCAAGAAGGACGACGGCGGGTCCGTCGAAGGCACCGTAGTCGACTAGTTCCCGCCAGCCGCTTCCGGAAGCGCCGCGTCGACGCGGCGTGCCGGACGGCCGTTTCGGGATGAACAGCTACTGAGGAGTATGGTTATTCGCGTGAGTTCGGCATCAACAGGGACGGCATCAACAGGGACTATGGACAGTTCCGGGGAAACACTGCGCATTGCGTCCGTGAACGTCAACGGCATCCGCGCCGCCTACAAGCGGGGCATGGCCGATTGGCTGGCAGGGCGCGATGTGGACATCCTCTGCCTGCAGGAGGTCCGCGCCCCCGACGCGATCCTGAAGGACCTGCTCGGTGATACCTGGCACGTCCAGCACGCCGAATGCCTCGACGCCAAGGGCCGTGCGGGTGTTGCCATCGCCTCCCGCACGGAGCCGGTCGCCGTCCGCGAACATATCGGCGACGAGTACTTCGCACG
This genomic stretch from Arthrobacter sp. zg-Y1110 harbors:
- a CDS encoding O-acetyl-ADP-ribose deacetylase, which encodes MQITIATGDITTRDTDVVVNAANSSLLGGGGVDGAIHRAAGPQLLAACRELRKTSLPQGLPTGRSVATEAFNLPARWVVHTVGPNAGAGETDPELLRSCFRTALAVAEDLGAESISFPAVSAGIYGWDPETVAGIGLQELLDHTPRTLKRAEFVLFNDRLAGIFANKYEQLAG